CCTGCCAGAATTGTGCTTTTTGGCATAGACTCATGAATCTATGGTAACTGATACATGATGAAAGATCAGAATACAGCAATAGTGGAAGAACCATCAAATCAATTAATTATGAAGCACACATAAGACTACACAGCTGACACATTAcaaatcacaaaaatataaaaaaattttctctctctctgacactgcTTTACTTACATTGTTCTCTGGTATAATGAGTGTGTTGTCTCTGGTCACTAATGTCTGAAACagaagctttcttttcttttttctgagtttgCTGGTGATGAGACCACAAAACACTATTACAGCAGAAAGGGGCACTTGGATCTTGCAACATGTCAAGCCCGAAGCTTGCAGATTCGCTCTGCTCCAAAATTCTTTGTGCATGGTTTGAGATGTTCACTGTTGCTCCATCTATCCATTTTGCAGAATACTTTGGTACTTGGGAATCAAACTGTGGTAATAACTTTCTATCTGATTTATGTCTAAAATCTAAAAGTGGGTGCTGGGAAGTTTTTGAACATTCAGGATCAGACTCTACATCCTTATTTTGGGCATGCCGTATAATCCAATTTATCTTTTTACTAAATATAGTTTTGACTTCTTCATAAGTACTTTTGGAGAGTTTAGATCGAGGACAATCCTGGTTTGCTATCAGATGGAATTTTTCAAAGCACTCTTTGTGGCCCCTTAATGATCTGGTATGCAAGAGATTAGATTTTGGTACTCctataaagaaaaatggaagaattaaCATTTTAAAGATCAATTTATT
This Trichosurus vulpecula isolate mTriVul1 chromosome 2, mTriVul1.pri, whole genome shotgun sequence DNA region includes the following protein-coding sequences:
- the C2H21orf91 gene encoding protein EURL homolog — its product is MNEEHFVNIDLNDDNICSICKLGTDKETLSFCHLCFELNIEGVPKSNLLHTRSLRGHKECFEKFHLIANQDCPRSKLSKSTYEEVKTIFSKKINWIIRHAQNKDVESDPECSKTSQHPLLDFRHKSDRKLLPQFDSQVPKYSAKWIDGATVNISNHAQRILEQSESASFGLDMLQDPSAPFCCNSVLWSHHQQTQKKEKKASVSDISDQRQHTHYTREQLSSMSLGEVEQLNEKLHQQIQEIFEQLAHQVQEKDSLASELHVRHIAIEQLLKNHSKLPCLQAGRQGMKCNLPISN